A single region of the Hypanus sabinus isolate sHypSab1 unplaced genomic scaffold, sHypSab1.hap1 scaffold_361, whole genome shotgun sequence genome encodes:
- the LOC132388604 gene encoding gastrula zinc finger protein XlCGF26.1-like produces the protein MAHQRVHTRERPFTCSFCGKRFIKSSHLLSHQRVHTGEKPFACSECGKRFTELSNLQNHQRVHTGEKPFTCSECGKGFSQSSHLQRHQRVHTREKPFTCSECGKSFTHLCNLQNHRPVHTGERPFPCSECGKGFTQSSSLLSHQRIHTGERPFTCSECGKGFTQSSHLKVHQRVHTGEKPFTCSVCGKGFTDSSTRQKHQRVHTGEKSFTCSECGKGFTDSSCLLVHHRVHTGEKPFTCSECGKGFTQSSHLQRHQRVHTGEKPFTCSECGKRFTQSSTLQAHQRIHTGEKPFTCSVCGKRFTLSFQLLKHQRVHTGERPFACSKCGKRFPGSSNLQRHQQVHTVEKPFTCSVSGKGFTQSSQLLAHQSVHNGEWP, from the coding sequence atggctcaccagcgagttcacaccagggagcggccattcacctgctcattctgtgggaagagattcattaaATCATCCCACctgctgagtcatcagcgagttcacactggggagaagccgttcgcctgctcagaatgtgggaagagattcactgagttatccaacctacagaatcatcagcgagtccacactggggagaagccattcacctgctcagaatgtgggaagggattcagtcagtcatcccacctgcagagacaccagcgagttcacactagggagaagccgttcacctgctcagaatgtgggaagagcttCACTCACTTATGCAACCTACAGAATCATCggccagttcacactggggagaggccattcccctgctcagaatgtgggaagggatttactcagtcatccagcctactgagtcatcagcgaattcacacaggggagaggcccttcacctgctcagaatgtgggaagggattcactcagtcatcccatctgaaggttcatcagcgagttcacactggggagaagccgttcacctgctcagtctgtggaaagggattcactgattcatccacccggcagaaacatcagcgagttcacactggggagaagtcgttcacctgctcagaatgtgggaagggattcacggaTTCATCCTGCCTACTGGtacatcatcgagttcacactggggagaagccgttcacctgctcagaatgtgggaagggattcactcagtcatcccacctgcagagacatcagcgagttcacactggggagaagcccttcacctgctcagaatgtgggaagagattcactcaatcttccaccctacaggcacaccagcgaattcacactggggagaagccgttcacttgctcagtctgtgggaaacgattcactctgtcattccaactactgaaacaccagcgagttcacacaggggaaaGGCCGTTCGCCTGCTcaaaatgtgggaagagattccctggatcatccaacctacagagacatcagcaagttcacactgtggagaagccattcacttgctcagtcagtgggaagggattcactcagtcgtccCAACTACTggctcaccagtcagttcacaatggggagtggccatag